Proteins from a genomic interval of Cucumis melo cultivar AY chromosome 7, USDA_Cmelo_AY_1.0, whole genome shotgun sequence:
- the LOC103502505 gene encoding protein FAR1-RELATED SEQUENCE 2 isoform X4 produces MDIDLELPSSDHERLDIIQSQNDGMNVGQANGQGKYENSLGRDEHHEEMSVPNAKRSSGEDRMDIINVETDIRMGPFEPKNGLEFESKEEAYSFYREYARSVGFGITIKASRRSKKSGKFIDIKIACSRFGSKRESTTTVNPRPCMKTGCNASMHIKKREDGKWFVHGFTREHNHEICPDDFHHAMKGRNKKPDIAISEKKGLLLALDEGDVLLMLEHFMHMQEKNPNFFYAIHFNQEKQLRNVLWVDAKARNDYQNFSDVIFFDTYYLTNGYKVPFVPIVGVNHHFQYILFGGALIGDMATSTFIWLMKTWLKAVGGRAPRVVLTDQELSLKESVSDVFPNAVHLFSLWHILRRVPEKLGRTINQNGGFIETLNKCIYGSWTDKEFEKRWWEMIDKFQIREDEWLQLLFDDRKKWVPTYVKNYFLAGMSTLERSGSVISFYDKYICKETSFKEFNEHSEIFFKDMLELEANADFETRHQEPILKSLSTFEKQMATIYTTTMFKKFQLQILGAASCQVQKQTEDGATVMYQIHDLEEHQVFLVAWNKTEMDICCLCRSFEYQGILCRHAILVLQILGLTSIPHKYILRRWTRSAKIRISESSNRLHYRVQRFNSLCKHAIKLGELGSLSQETYDIASEAFEEVLRQCAFANNSTKSFAETNTLGSVGFVDEEENHGEYMAKSSGKRHMSKKGKAIKQARYKSSEMEVDSGAAALDCFHGSLPGSGQSNTNSPFCVGPEDYYSHQAMHNLDHSPSIVAHVGPCSEGQTIPAGSCSDGQTMQSQGQLI; encoded by the exons ATGGATATAGACCTTGAGCTGCCATCCAGTGATCATGAAAGGTTAGACATTATTCAGAGTCAAAATGATGGCATGAATGTGGGTCAAGCAAATGGTCAGGGAAAGTATGAAAATTCTCTTGGAAGGGATGAGCACCATGAGGAAATGTCTGTGCCCAATGCCAAAAGAAGTAGTGGTGAGGATCGGATGGACATCATTAATGTTGAAACAGACATTAGAATGGGTCCGTTTGAACCAAAAAATGGTTTGGAGTTTGAGTCGAAGGAAGAAGCGTATTCTTTTTATAGAGAATATGCTAGATCTGTGGGATTTGGCATCACTATAAAAGCAAGTAGGCGCTCGAAGAAATCTGGAAAGTTTATTGACATTAAAATTGCATGCTCTAGATTTGGAAGCAAGCGAGAGTCTACTACGACTGTCAACCCTAGACCATGTATGAAGACAGGTTGCAATGCTAGCATGCATATTAAGAAGAGGGAAGATGGAAAATGGTTTGTACACGGTTTTACAAGAGAGCATAACCATGAGATTTGTCCTGATGATTTCCATCATGCTATGAAGGGAAGGAATAAAAAACCGGACATTGCCatttctgagaaaaagggtcTGCTATTGGCTTTAGATGAGGGAGATGTTCTATTGATGCTTGAACATTTTATGCATATGCAGGAAAAAAATCCCAATTTCTTCTATGCCATACATTTCAACCAAGAAAAGCAACTGAGAAATGTTTTGTGGGTGGATGCAAAAGCGAGGAATGATTACCAGAATTTCAGTGATGTAATTTTCTTTGATACTTACTACTTAACTAATGGATACAAAGTTCCTTTTGTTCCTATTGTTGGAGTTAATCATCATTTTCAGTATATCTTGTTTGGAGGTGCACTGATTGGTGATATGGCTACTTCAACTTTTATTTGGTTAATGAAGACATGGCTCAAAGCAGTGGGTGGCCGAGCACCCAGAGTTGTCTTAACTGATCAAGAATTATCTTTGAAAGAATCAGTTTCCGATGTATTTCCCAATGCAGTCCACCTTTTCTCTTTATGGCATATATTGAGAAGAGTTCCTGAAAAACTAGGAAGGACTATAAATCAGAATGGCGGTTTTATAGAAACCCTCAATAAGTGCATTTATGGATCTTGGACGgataaagaatttgaaaagaGATGGTGGGAAATGATAGATAAATTCCAAATAAGGGAGGACGAATGGCTTCAGTTACTGTTTGATGATCGTAAGAAGTGGGTGCCAACGTATGTGAAGAATTACTTTTTGGCTGGAATGTCTACACTTGAACGATCTGGGAGTGTGATCTCCTTTTATGACAAGTATATATGTAAAGAAACTTCATTCAAGGAGTTCAATGAACATTCTGAGATATTTTTCAAGGACATGCTTGAGCTGGAAGCTAATGCTGATTTTGAAACTCGGCACCAAGAACCTATCTTAAAGTCGCTCTCTACTTTTGAGAAACAAATGGCCACGATCTACACAACCACTATGTTTAAGAAATTCCAGTTACAGATATTGGGAGCAGCTTCATGTCAAGTGCAGAAACAGACAGAAGATGGAGCTACTGTAATGTACCAGATTCATGATCTGGAAGAGCACCAGGTCTTCCTGGTAGCTTGGAATAAAACAGAAATGGATATATGTTGTTTATGCCGTTCTTTTGAGTACCAAGGCATCCTTTGCAGACATGCTATCCTTGTTCTTCAGATTTTGGGACTAACTAGCATCCCACACAAATATATTTTGAGACGTTGGACAAGAAGTGCAAAGATCAGGATTAGTGAATCATCAAACCGACTTCATTACCGAGTACAGCGTTTCAACAGCCTCTGCAAACATGCCATTAAATTGGGTGAACTAGGCTCTTTATCTCAAGAAACCTATGATATTGCTAGTGAAGCTTTCGAGGAAGTACTGAGACAATGTGCTTTTGCAAACAATTCTACCAAGAGCTTTGCAGAAACAAATACCTTGGGTTCTGTTGGTTTTGTTGACGAGGAAGAAAATCATGGTGAATATATGGCCAAGTCATCAGGGAAAAGACACATGAGTAAAAAAGGCAAG GCGATCAAGCAGGCACGGTACAAATCGTCCGAGATG GAGGTGGATTCGGGAGCCGCTGCACTTGATTGTTTCCATGGCTCCCTGCCAGGATCA GGTCAGTCGAACACAAATTCTCCTTTCTGTGTTGGACCTGAAGATTATTATAGTCATCAGGCTATGCACAATTTG GATCATTCTCCTTCGATCGTAGCTCATGTTGGTCCATGTAGTGAAGGACAAACTATACCTGCCGGTTCATGTAGTGACGGACAAACTATGCAG TCCCAAGGACAGCTTATTTGA